From a region of the Helianthus annuus cultivar XRQ/B chromosome 5, HanXRQr2.0-SUNRISE, whole genome shotgun sequence genome:
- the LOC110938904 gene encoding F-box/LRR-repeat protein At1g55660 codes for MDFSCDIKKMNVEGDRLSSLPDDLIHKILSFVSIKHAVETSVLSSRWRFIWTAMPYLNFFSEEFPSLPEFSKAVTSVLSGRNDQIEVASLMLSLHEGVSRGFAKRVMNYAFAHNVQDMTITCLIEKKIRFPLSLFRSRSLKHLTLLGSIDRSVAPTWELPALTTLRLGYVTLYDEDEDEDEDEDEDEEEEVVDDDDDNNNIISMCPNLKILTLDGCKIMGSIAFSICHPQLSNLTLKNGGWGWNLFHVDVPQLKILTIVNCDWVHLSTPELTSFIYRSGYSLNFSTDNLSSLEEVDLCIHKPHEIEAHAIVGRLQQFHNVKYLTLNMEILEVLTSSVELISNQPSPFANLRSLKIHPVNIQLEGQAQKKVVVSDLVKNYLLGCSPSASFTMITREKIKASDATLAQHLMAELRLKLERDKANINWADMVQRKEPIKNYREDLTKQSQRETKKICDIISKLQRIEGLLTKLPTSNRAKMQLVFDSLCAEANFVIKKIDRSNTQGSLLSVCSDALAKAL; via the exons ATGGATTTTAGTTGTGATATAAAGAAAATGAATGTAGAAGGTGATCGACTAAGTAGCTTGCCAGATGATCTTATTCATAAAATCCTATCTTTCGTTAGCATCAAACATGCTGTTGAAACCAGTGTTTTGTCATCGAGATGGAGGTTTATATGGACTGCAATGCCTTATCTCAATTTCTTTAGTGAGGAATTCCCTTCGTTGCCCGAGTTCTCAAAAGCTGTTACCAGTGTTTTGTCTGGCCGCAATGATCAAATAGAAGTGGCATCTCTGATGCTTAGTCTTCATGAGGGGGTTAGTAGGGGATTTGCCAAAAGAGTTATGAACTATGCATTTGCCCACAATGTCCAAGATATGACTATTACATGCCTGATTGAGAAGAAGATTAGATTCCCTCTTTCTCTCTTTCGTTCACGGTCCCTCAAACATCTCACGTTACTCGGTTCCATTGATCGTTCGGTTgcaccaacttgggagctcccaGCCTTAACAACATTACGTCTTGGGTATGTCACATTgtatgatgaagatgaagatgaagacgaagacgaagacgaagacgaagaagaagaagttgttgatgatgatgatgacaataACAATATTATCTCTATGTGTCCAAACTTGAAGATTCTCACTTTAGATGGCTGCAAAATAATGGGATCGATCGCTTTCAGTATTTGTCATCCTCAACTCTCTAATCTCACACTTAAAAATGGAGGATGGGGATGGAATTTATTCCATGTGGATGTACCTCAACTCAAGATTCTCACTATTGTAAATTGTGATTGGGTGCATCTTTCTACACCTGAACTTACCTCCTTTATATATAGAAGTGGTTATTCTTTGAACTTCTCAACAGACAACTTATCTTCTTTGGAGGAGGTAGATCTTTGTATACACAAACCTCACGAGATAGAAGCTCATGCTATAGTTGGTCGACTTCAGCAGTTCCATAATGTCAAATATCTTACCCTTAACATGGAAATTTTAGAG GTCCTCACTTCCTCAGTGGAACTAATCTCAAATCAACCTTCTCCGTTTGCTAACTTGAGGAGTTTAAAGATTCATCCGGTGAACATACAATTGGAGGGGCAAGCACAAAAGAAAGTGGTCGTGTCTGATTTAGTAAAAAATTATTTGCTCGGTTGTTCTCCAAGTGCCTCGTTCACAATGATTACACGCGAG AAGATTAAAGCGAGTGACGCAACACTGGCACAACATCTTATGGCAGAACTACGGTTGAAGCTAGAGCGCGATAAAGCTAACATTAACTGGGCTGATATGGTGCAAAGGAAAGAACCGATCAAGAATTACAGGGAAGATCTGACAAAGCAGAGCCAGCGTGAGACAAAAAAGATTTGTGACATCATTTCAAAGTTGCAGCGCATTGAAGGGTTACTGACAAAGCTGCCGACATCAAACAGGGCTAAAATGCAGTTAGTATTTGATAGTTTGTGCGCGGAAGCTAACTTTGTCATAAAGAAAATAGATCGTTCAAATACCCAAGGGAGCCTTTTAAGTGTCTGCTCTGATGCACTTGCTAAAGCATTGTAG
- the LOC110940708 gene encoding uncharacterized protein LOC110940708 isoform X2 — MRLTAAHGKKGSTSVVYSLLAGWAMFRKHYKLSEGDVGTFTFDKQQGVINLTQLIKSKRPIKQETPMGTQSCYGDANVQIDDQWSPTEKPCSSGGAGVKVKTEYESGPEMVVVKENRRRPPLKRCAEAKIEFEWVPEMMRKPKREMAPLEKPSKGGGVEVNAGMGAESVFRSKHAYF; from the exons ATGAGGTTAACGGCGGCACACGGAAAAAAAGGATCAACGAGTGTCGTATACAGCTTATTAGCAGGATGGGCAATGTTCCGTAAGCATTACAAGTTATCAGAAGGTGATGTGGGCACATTCACGTTTGACAAGCAACAAGGCGTCATAAATCTAACTCAATTGATCAAGAGCAAAAGACCAATCAAACAAGAAACTCCAATGGGAACACAATCATGTTATGGTGATGCGAATGTTCAGATTGATGATCAATGGTCGCCAACTGAGAAAC CTTGCAGCAGCGGTGGTGCTGGTGTGAAGGTTAAGACCGAATATGAGTCGGGTCCTGAGATGGTAGTGGTGAAGGAAAATAGGAGAAGGCCGCCGTTGAAGAGATGTGCAGAAGCTAAAATTGAATTTGAATGGGTTCCAGAGATGATGAGGAAACCAAAGAGGGAAATGGCGCCACTTGAGAAACCGAGCAAGGGTGGTGGTGTGGAGGTAAATGCTGGAATGGGGGCGGAGAGTGTGTTTCGAAGTAAGCATGCTTACTTCTAA
- the LOC110940708 gene encoding uncharacterized protein LOC110940708 isoform X1 yields MRLTAAHGKKGSTSVVYSLLAGWAMFRKHYKLSEGDVGTFTFDKQQGVINLTQLIKSKRPIKQETPMGTQSCYGDANVQIDDQWSPTEKPCSSGGAGVKVKTEYESGPEMVVVKENRRRPPLKRCAEAKIEFEWVPEMMRKPKREMAPLEKPSKGGGVEVNAGMGAESVFRSKHAYF; encoded by the exons ATGAGGTTAACGGCGGCACACGGAAAAAAAGGATCAACGAGTGTCGTATACAGCTTATTAGCAGGATGGGCAATGTTCCGTAAGCATTACAAGTTATCAGAAGGTGATGTGGGCACATTCACGTTTGACAAGCAACAAGGCGTCATAAATCTAACTCAATTGATCAAGAGCAAAAGACCAATCAAACAAGAAACTCCAATGGGAACACAATCATGTTATGGTGATGCGAATGTTCAGATTGATGATCAATGGTCGCCAACTGAGAAACCTTGCAGCAGTGGTGGTGCTGGTGTGAAG GTTAAGACCGAATATGAGTCGGGTCCTGAGATGGTAGTGGTGAAGGAAAATAGGAGAAGGCCGCCGTTGAAGAGATGTGCAGAAGCTAAAATTGAATTTGAATGGGTTCCAGAGATGATGAGGAAACCAAAGAGGGAAATGGCGCCACTTGAGAAACCGAGCAAGGGTGGTGGTGTGGAGGTAAATGCTGGAATGGGGGCGGAGAGTGTGTTTCGAAGTAAGCATGCTTACTTCTAA